The following proteins are encoded in a genomic region of Populus trichocarpa isolate Nisqually-1 chromosome 13, P.trichocarpa_v4.1, whole genome shotgun sequence:
- the LOC18104594 gene encoding uncharacterized protein LOC18104594, whose translation MADHIAAMEAQMVSERMRRKLSEVNSAAQAQLSPVQDHINFTLQQAYFKCAYECFDRRRKQEEISNCVEHCSVPVLNAQNHFENEMAKFQERLNRSLMVCQDRFEAAKAQQLGSDAVNVLESCVDQSIQDNMKTLPHLVGRMKQSLAIRDEAK comes from the exons ATGGCAGATCATATAGCAGCAATGGAAGCTCAAATGGTATCGGAGAGAATGAGAAGGAAGCTCAGTGAAGTTAATTCAGCTGCTCAGGCTCAACTCTCCCCTGTCCAAGATCACATCAATTTCACTCTTCAG CAAGCATACTTCAAATGTGCATATGAGTGCTTTGATAGGAGAAGGAAGCAAGAAGAGATAAGCAATTGCGTTGAACATTGCAGTGTTCCAGTTCTTAATGCTCAGAATCACTTTGAGAATGAGATGGCCAAGTTTCAA GAAAGGTTGAACAGGTCTCTGATGGTCTGCCAAGACAGATTTGAGGCAGCTAAGGCTCAGCAGCTTGGATCTGATGCTGTAAATGTTTTGGAGTCGTGTGTTGACCAGTCAATCCAGGATAACATGAAGACACTGCCACATCTAGTTGGAAGAATGAAGCAATCCCTTGCCATCCGTGATGAAGCTAAATGA
- the LOC18104595 gene encoding shewanella-like protein phosphatase 2 codes for MENKEENRKALCKHIPDLLSSFVDTFVDFSVSGGLFLPSQNPSLDPRNPHQETPLSLQTRYPAPDRLIAIGDLHGDLEKSKQALRLAGLIDGSDKWAGGSATAVQVGDVLDRGDDEIQILYFLEKLKREAMKDGGNFITMNGNHEIMNIEGDFRYVTKLGLKEFEDWAYWYCLGNEMKSLCVGLEKPKDIYDGIPLNFRGVDSEVLQGIRARIAALRPNGPIANKFLSKNVTVLVVGDSIFVHGGLLAQHVEYGLERINEEVRDWISGLMGKAAPRYCRGRNAVVWLRKYSDVEKNCDCSMLEHVLATVPGVKRMIMGHTIQEDGINVACNNRAVRIDVGMSKGCGDGLPEVLEINQNSDLRVLTSNPLYQSKHKSYLDADTKEGLGLLITESGSKQVEVKA; via the coding sequence atggaaaacaaagaagaaaaccgAAAGGCACTATGCAAACACATCCCAGATCTCCTCTCCTCCTTTGTGGACACCTTTGTTGATTTCTCTGTCAGTGGAGGCCTCTTTTTACCTTCACAAAACCCTAGCTTGGATCCTCGAAACCCCCATCAAGAAACACCCCTTTCTTTACAAACAAGGTACCCAGCTCCTGATAGACTCATTGCCATTGGTGATCTTCATGGGGATTTGGAAAAATCCAAGCAGGCTTTAAGGCTTGCTGGTTTGATTGATGGGTCTGATAAATGGGCTGGTGGGTCAGCTACTGCGGTGCAAGTTGGTGATGTTCTTGATAGAGGTGATGATGAGATACAGATTTTGTATTTCTTGGAGAAGTTGAAGAGGGAGGCAATGAAAGATGGAGGTAATTTTATCACCATGAATGGGAATCATGAGATCATGAATATAGAAGGTGACTTTAGGTATGTGACTAAGTTAGGGTTAAAGGAATTTGAGGATTGGGCTTATTGGTATTGTTTAggtaatgaaatgaaaagtttgTGTGTTGGGTTAGAAAAACCAAAGGATATCTATGATGGGATTCCTTTGAATTTTCGAGGGGTTGATTCAGAGGTTCTTCAGGGGATTAGAGCTAGGATTGCTGCATTGCGGCCTAATGGGCCGATTGCGAATAAGTTTTTGTCAAAGAATGTGACAGTTTTGGTTGTTGGGGATTCGATTTTTGTTCATGGAGGCTTGTTGGCGCAGCATGTTGAGTATGGATTGGAGAGGATTAATGAGGAGGTTAGAGATTGGATTAGTGGGCTGATGGGGAAAGCTGCGCCGAGGTATTGTAGAGGGAGGAATGCAGTGGTTTGGTTGAGGAAGTATTCTGATGTGGAGAAGAATTGTGATTGTTCCATGCTTGAACATGTGCTTGCTACGGTTCCTGGGGTGAAGAGGATGATCATGGGGCATACAATTCAGGAGGATGGGATTAACGTGGCCTGTAATAATAGAGCTGTTAGGATTGATGTGGGTATGTCCAAAGGATGTGGTGATGGGTTGCCTGAAGTTTTGGAGATTAATCAGAATTCGGACTTACGGGTTCTGACCTCAAATCCCTTGTATCAGAGTAAGCACAAGTCCTATTTGGATGCTGACACAAAGGAAGGGCTTGGTTTGTTGATTACTGAAAGTGGATCAAAACAAGTGGAAGTGAAGGCCTAG
- the LOC18104597 gene encoding (+)-neomenthol dehydrogenase — protein MEVNKEITQPYSSSSSPIPTFTTRWWSKDTVAMVTGANKGIGFSLVKQLAQLGLTVILTARDVEKGNSAVELLKSHGLHVHFYRLDVSDPASVKTLASWFQKKFGVLDILINNAAVSFNDIYENSVDHAEIVIKTNFYGVKLLTEALLPMFRLSDSISRILNISSRLGSINKMRNPKMKEMLLNERLSAQEIEGMVNLFLENVRDGTWKNQGWPEIWTDYAVSKLALNAYSRVLAKQYEDFGLSVNCFCPGFTQTSMTSGKGTHTADDAAEVGARLALLPPGELPTGKFYIGFNPGVISKL, from the exons ATGGAAGTAAACAAGGAAATAACACAGccctattcttcttcttcctctcctaTCCCCACATTTACTACAAG ATGGTGGTCTAAGGACACAGTTGCGATGGTCACAGGAGCCAACAAGGGGATAGGGTTTTCCCTTGTAAAGCAGCTTGCTCAACTTGGATTGACTGTGATCTTAACTGCTAGAGATGTAGAGAAGGGAAACAGTGCTGTTGAATTGCTAAAAAGCCATGGTTTACATGTCCACTTCTACCGCCTTGACGTTTCAGATCCTGCTTCTGTCAAGACCTTGGCTTCGtggtttcaaaagaaatttggAGTGCTGGATATTCTT ATAAACAATGCTGCTGTATCATTCAATGACATTTATGAGAACTCAGTGGATCATGCAGAAATTGTGATAAAAACCAATTTCTATGGAGTCAAATTGCTCACTGAGGCTCTCTTGCCGATGTTTCGTCTATCAGATTCCATAAGTAGGATCCTTAACATTAGTTCGAGGCTTGGTTCAATTAAT AAGATGAGAAACCCTAAGATGAAAGAGATGCTTCTAAATGAAAGATTATCTGCACAGGAGATTGAGGGAATGGTGAATTTGTTCCTTGAAAATGTGAGAGATGGGACATGGAAAAACCAAGGCTGGCCTGAAATATGGACAGATTATGCAGTATCAAAGCTAGCATTAAATGCATATTCTAGAGTTTTAGCCAAACAATATGAGGATTTTGGATTAAGTGTGAATTGTTTCTGCCCTGGCTTCACTCAAACGTCAATGACTAGCGGCAAAGGCACTCACACCGCAGATGACGCTGCTGAAGTTGGTGCTAGGTTGGCCTTGCTTCCTCCCGGGGAGCTGCCCACCGGAAAATTTTATATAGGGTTTAACCCCGGCGTTATTTCTAaattatag